The Sporocytophaga myxococcoides genome contains a region encoding:
- a CDS encoding PAS domain-containing sensor histidine kinase, with protein sequence MIRKNDASLQLAEMLARHEQLGYLLLDSDLRIFNINSEAEYIFGIAKNEVLGCVITDLFPSLKYSEHITCIKEALNGNSRELRDLTLGPFSVFSSELFRFSYLPFKENIDENTNVLMLVKNLPKTAEVFNPGGKKFEFIMDEIDVGIWEVDMKGYTLYLNKSMCSMLNLSSVNDIKGKAYTEFFTPRSIESMKRQHRKGVKDVASVFEGELISGNGKILNVMIHGTPLFDDSGKVKGYIGTFTDITLKIKYQRELKNSEERFRMLFEKSQRANLISKDYKIILVNDALLKKFGYSSADELIGKSPTVLLALSSVETINERIRKINNKEEVENTFELFFSDKNGNEFPAEVEITYFELADGKSTHISIKDITDQKLAEEEIKKSEAKFRSLFNTPMIGIAFTDSSYRIVEANSKFLDIIKYTKEQFEEKEIYWKDLTPEEHIWRDDIAVQEFLKNGFINPYEKEYLRRDGSRVPVFVASAILGGINNTGVVFVIDASELKKSKEEANKIAEELSKFLYMASHDLKGPLASVIGLTMVAKNEVKDAKAIEYFSLIEKCTKKLDSSLVNLMKIIKIKSNVFEFVEIDFRKLVPEVLDTLIYQQAYDLPILELNVELKAPFFSEEELLVSIFQNLFENSIKYKSLLRKLLIKVTVRDINDAIEIIVEDNGRGINSKIINKIFDMFYRGDYDSKGSGLGLYIVQNGIEKFNGSISVRNIESGGAEFHIILPRELTRS encoded by the coding sequence ATGATCCGAAAAAACGATGCCTCCTTACAATTGGCTGAAATGCTTGCAAGGCATGAGCAACTAGGTTATCTGTTGCTGGATTCCGATTTGAGAATTTTTAACATCAATTCCGAAGCAGAATACATTTTTGGTATTGCAAAAAATGAAGTGTTGGGATGTGTGATTACGGACCTGTTTCCATCTCTGAAGTACTCGGAACACATTACATGTATCAAAGAAGCTTTAAATGGAAATTCTAGAGAATTAAGAGATTTAACCTTAGGTCCATTTTCTGTTTTTTCCAGTGAGTTGTTCAGGTTCTCCTATCTGCCTTTCAAGGAAAATATTGATGAAAATACAAATGTTCTAATGCTTGTCAAGAATTTACCAAAGACTGCGGAAGTATTTAATCCAGGTGGGAAAAAGTTTGAATTTATAATGGACGAGATAGATGTAGGTATTTGGGAAGTTGATATGAAAGGTTATACATTATATCTTAATAAATCTATGTGTTCCATGTTGAACCTTTCGTCTGTTAATGACATAAAGGGAAAAGCTTATACTGAATTTTTTACTCCAAGAAGTATAGAGTCCATGAAGCGTCAACATCGTAAAGGAGTAAAAGATGTAGCTTCTGTTTTTGAAGGAGAATTGATTTCTGGTAATGGGAAAATACTGAATGTGATGATCCATGGTACTCCCTTATTTGATGACTCTGGGAAGGTAAAAGGGTATATCGGAACATTTACTGATATTACTCTTAAGATCAAATATCAGAGAGAATTAAAAAATTCAGAAGAGCGATTCAGAATGTTGTTTGAAAAATCTCAACGAGCAAACCTTATATCAAAAGACTACAAAATTATACTTGTAAATGATGCATTGTTAAAAAAGTTTGGATACAGTTCAGCAGATGAACTTATAGGAAAATCACCAACCGTTCTTTTAGCTTTATCTTCGGTTGAAACCATTAATGAACGGATTAGAAAAATCAATAATAAGGAAGAGGTAGAAAATACATTTGAGCTGTTTTTTTCCGATAAAAATGGAAACGAGTTTCCAGCAGAGGTGGAAATAACCTATTTTGAATTAGCAGATGGAAAATCTACACACATTTCCATTAAAGATATTACTGATCAGAAATTAGCCGAAGAAGAGATTAAGAAGAGTGAGGCAAAGTTTCGTAGTTTGTTTAATACACCGATGATCGGTATTGCCTTTACAGATTCAAGCTATAGAATAGTGGAGGCCAATTCAAAGTTTTTAGATATTATAAAATATACTAAAGAGCAGTTTGAGGAGAAGGAAATATATTGGAAGGATTTAACTCCTGAAGAACATATATGGAGAGATGATATAGCGGTTCAGGAATTTTTAAAGAATGGATTTATAAATCCATACGAGAAGGAATATCTGAGAAGGGATGGGAGTAGGGTACCTGTTTTTGTCGCATCTGCTATTTTAGGAGGGATAAATAACACGGGAGTAGTTTTTGTTATTGATGCTTCTGAATTAAAGAAAAGCAAGGAAGAGGCCAATAAGATTGCAGAAGAGTTGTCGAAGTTTTTGTATATGGCTTCTCATGATCTCAAAGGTCCGCTGGCTTCAGTGATTGGCCTTACCATGGTTGCTAAAAATGAGGTGAAAGATGCAAAAGCAATTGAATATTTTTCACTAATAGAAAAATGTACCAAAAAACTTGATAGCTCGCTGGTTAACCTTATGAAGATAATAAAGATAAAAAGTAATGTATTTGAGTTTGTTGAAATTGACTTCAGAAAACTGGTGCCGGAAGTATTGGATACTCTGATTTATCAGCAGGCATATGATCTTCCTATACTTGAGCTGAATGTAGAGCTTAAAGCACCATTTTTTTCCGAAGAGGAATTGCTAGTTTCTATATTTCAAAACCTTTTTGAGAACTCAATTAAATACAAGTCGCTTTTGAGAAAACTTCTGATTAAGGTAACAGTCAGGGATATTAATGATGCCATTGAAATTATTGTTGAAGACAACGGAAGAGGAATTAATTCAAAAATTATAAATAAAATTTTTGATATGTTTTATCGCGGAGATTATGATTCTAAAGGATCAGGGTTAGGTTTGTACATCGTTCAGAATGGAATTGAGAAGTTTAACGGCAGTATTTCTGTTCGAAATATTGAATCCGGGGGTGCTGAATTTCATATAATTCTTCCACGGGAACTAACCAGGTCCTGA
- a CDS encoding zinc-dependent peptidase yields the protein MFPSFYLFPFLFLIIAIAGIVFFISFWIKSEKKKKEKILNEPFPESWKEFLNKAISFYHELDDLQKIRYENKIKLFLNNIRITGVEIEISDELRLLAASSAIIPIFYFDEWDYFNLVEILIYDEEVNPNQPNDPERGGTLLGQVRPFQNRHIMLLSMQSLIRGFAYMNGKDNLGFHEFAHLIDETDGSIDGIPKSILPPNLVRPWTDLMYKEIEKIKKGHSDINPYGVTNSAEFFAVVCEYFFENPDKFKNKHPELYSILTTAFKRS from the coding sequence ATGTTTCCATCTTTTTATCTATTCCCCTTCCTTTTTTTGATAATCGCTATTGCAGGTATTGTTTTTTTTATTTCATTCTGGATAAAAAGTGAGAAAAAGAAAAAGGAGAAAATTCTGAATGAACCATTCCCTGAAAGCTGGAAAGAATTCCTGAACAAAGCAATATCTTTTTACCATGAACTTGATGATCTTCAAAAAATAAGATATGAAAATAAGATCAAATTATTTCTCAATAATATAAGAATCACCGGAGTAGAGATTGAAATAAGTGATGAACTTCGGCTACTTGCTGCTTCGAGTGCTATTATTCCTATATTTTATTTTGATGAATGGGACTATTTCAATCTTGTTGAAATACTGATTTACGATGAAGAAGTAAATCCTAATCAGCCAAATGATCCTGAGCGTGGTGGAACATTACTCGGACAGGTTAGACCTTTTCAGAACAGGCATATTATGCTTCTATCCATGCAATCCCTCATTCGTGGATTTGCATATATGAATGGTAAGGATAATCTTGGCTTTCATGAATTCGCTCATCTTATTGACGAAACTGATGGATCTATTGATGGCATTCCGAAATCAATATTACCCCCTAACCTGGTTAGGCCTTGGACAGACTTGATGTATAAGGAAATAGAAAAAATCAAAAAGGGGCATTCTGATATTAACCCTTACGGCGTTACCAATTCTGCAGAATTTTTCGCTGTTGTTTGTGAATACTTTTTTGAAAATCCTGATAAGTTTAAAAATAAACATCCTGAACTATATTCTATTTTAACCACTGCCTTTAAAAGATCATGA
- a CDS encoding RecQ family ATP-dependent DNA helicase: MDSLQVLQNVFGYSAFRFEQENAIRSILSGRDTFVLMPTGGGKSLCYQVPALVFEGLTIVVSPLLALMKDQVNTLRAKGVEAACLNSTIGISERLDTLEKIENQQLKILYLAPERFFGEENELMELLKSVKVSLIAVDEAHCISQWGHDFRPEFLQLGELRNKFPGVPVIALTATADELTRNDIIQQLQLKEPEILVAGFNRPNIKYHVRAKKDGYAKLVSYLRPRRQECGIIYVFSRKSAEELAAKLRLEGYNARPYHAGLDKWVRDQNQDAFIKGEVKIIVATIAFGMGIDKPDVRYVVHMDLPKNIEGYYQETGRAGRDGNPSEAILFYSSADVSKMKRYVEVENNSEQTALMYKKLGRMAEFCEINTCRRKYLLEYFGDTYDTENCGSCDVCMNANENPQTQLFSPYTAQ, encoded by the coding sequence ATGGATTCATTGCAGGTTCTTCAGAATGTATTTGGTTATTCTGCTTTCAGGTTTGAGCAGGAAAATGCAATCAGAAGTATATTATCAGGAAGAGACACTTTTGTCCTCATGCCCACTGGTGGGGGCAAATCACTTTGCTATCAGGTTCCGGCCCTTGTATTCGAAGGATTAACGATTGTAGTATCACCCCTGCTTGCTCTTATGAAGGATCAGGTGAATACTCTCAGGGCTAAAGGAGTAGAAGCCGCCTGCCTCAATTCTACTATAGGGATAAGTGAACGACTGGACACACTTGAGAAAATTGAAAACCAACAATTAAAAATTTTATATCTGGCTCCTGAAAGGTTCTTTGGGGAAGAAAACGAACTAATGGAGCTATTAAAATCAGTAAAAGTTTCTCTTATAGCAGTTGATGAAGCTCACTGTATTTCCCAATGGGGGCACGACTTCAGGCCTGAGTTTCTTCAACTGGGAGAGCTGCGTAATAAATTTCCTGGAGTACCGGTAATTGCTTTAACTGCCACGGCTGACGAGCTTACAAGAAATGATATAATTCAACAACTGCAGCTGAAAGAACCGGAAATATTAGTGGCAGGATTTAACAGACCTAATATTAAATACCACGTTAGAGCTAAAAAAGACGGCTATGCTAAGCTGGTTTCTTACCTGAGACCAAGAAGGCAAGAATGCGGAATCATTTATGTATTCTCAAGAAAATCAGCAGAAGAACTTGCTGCCAAACTTCGTCTTGAAGGATACAATGCAAGACCCTATCACGCCGGTCTTGACAAATGGGTAAGAGACCAGAATCAGGATGCCTTTATCAAAGGGGAAGTAAAAATCATTGTTGCCACTATTGCCTTTGGAATGGGAATAGACAAGCCTGATGTCAGATATGTGGTACATATGGATTTGCCTAAAAATATTGAAGGATATTATCAGGAAACAGGGAGAGCAGGAAGGGATGGTAATCCTAGTGAAGCTATACTATTCTATAGCAGCGCTGATGTCTCCAAAATGAAACGTTATGTTGAAGTTGAGAACAACTCGGAACAAACAGCACTTATGTACAAAAAGCTGGGTAGAATGGCTGAATTCTGCGAAATAAATACCTGTAGAAGAAAATATCTGCTGGAGTATTTCGGGGACACCTATGACACTGAAAATTGTGGCTCCTGCGATGTTTGCATGAATGCAAATGAAAATCCCCAGACTCAGTTATTTTCGCCCTATACAGCTCAATAA
- a CDS encoding 5'-methylthioadenosine/adenosylhomocysteine nucleosidase has translation MLTGILVPMPEEIELIISNMNIESVYESGRRNFYKGTLNGNECVVALSRIGKVASSVTAAIMIERFGIDRLIVAGVAGAVNTKLKVGDIVVATEATQHDLDARPLFPQFEAPLLDKAIFPCHDSLVCFAVSCCEEFLQDDFQKYINEEYIQQFSLNSPAVYSGQICCGDQFIGSAQQLNKIQKELPDALCVEMEGGAVGQICYEFNIPYIVVRTISDSANDHAPIDFSKYIENVAKYYTLGVVSKILSKINE, from the coding sequence ATGCTAACGGGAATACTTGTACCGATGCCTGAGGAAATCGAGCTGATCATTTCCAACATGAATATAGAATCAGTATATGAGTCGGGCCGAAGAAATTTCTACAAAGGAACACTCAACGGCAATGAATGTGTTGTAGCCCTTTCTCGTATTGGTAAAGTAGCCTCTTCTGTAACTGCCGCAATAATGATTGAACGTTTTGGGATAGATCGCCTTATTGTTGCAGGCGTGGCCGGCGCTGTGAATACAAAATTAAAAGTCGGAGATATCGTTGTAGCTACTGAAGCTACTCAGCATGATCTTGACGCTCGCCCTTTGTTTCCGCAATTTGAAGCTCCTCTGTTAGACAAAGCTATATTCCCATGTCATGATTCTCTTGTCTGCTTTGCTGTTTCCTGTTGCGAAGAGTTTCTTCAGGATGATTTCCAAAAATATATTAACGAGGAATATATTCAGCAATTTTCACTTAACAGCCCTGCAGTGTATAGTGGGCAGATTTGTTGCGGAGATCAGTTTATTGGATCTGCTCAGCAATTGAATAAAATACAGAAGGAATTGCCTGATGCTTTATGCGTTGAAATGGAAGGCGGGGCAGTAGGCCAAATCTGTTATGAATTCAATATTCCTTACATAGTTGTAAGAACCATTTCCGATTCAGCCAATGATCATGCTCCAATAGATTTCTCAAAATACATTGAGAATGTTGCAAAATATTATACCCTTGGAGTAGTAAGCAAAATTCTTTCTAAAATTAATGAATAA
- a CDS encoding LytR/AlgR family response regulator transcription factor, whose product MTKYKVIITDDEPLARSLIRSYLKDDFEMEVIAECGDGFSALKSVQELQPDLLFLDIQMPKLTGFEMLELMESPPLIIFSTAFDEYALKAFEMNAADYLLKPYSRERFEQAIKKAKVRLQQGKSVIEASGINNTLKQKVGTLERIAVKTGNKINVVQVNDVFYIEAQDDYVMIYCEAGKFLKQQTMKYFEDALDPAIFMRVHRSYIVNLNEITQIEPYEKDSHLIVLRNGAKIPVSRSNYSELRKTLNF is encoded by the coding sequence ATGACTAAGTATAAGGTAATCATTACGGATGATGAGCCACTGGCAAGAAGTCTTATAAGATCGTATCTGAAAGATGATTTTGAAATGGAAGTAATTGCTGAATGTGGTGATGGTTTTTCTGCATTAAAATCTGTTCAGGAATTGCAACCTGATCTTCTTTTTCTGGATATACAAATGCCTAAGCTGACAGGTTTTGAAATGCTTGAGCTGATGGAAAGTCCTCCTTTGATTATTTTTTCAACAGCTTTTGATGAATATGCACTAAAAGCGTTTGAAATGAATGCTGCAGACTATCTTCTGAAGCCTTACTCCAGAGAGCGGTTTGAACAGGCAATTAAAAAAGCAAAAGTAAGGCTTCAACAAGGTAAATCTGTAATTGAAGCTTCTGGAATCAACAATACCTTAAAACAAAAGGTTGGTACACTAGAAAGGATCGCAGTTAAAACAGGCAATAAAATCAATGTGGTTCAGGTAAATGATGTTTTTTATATTGAAGCACAGGACGATTATGTTATGATTTATTGTGAAGCAGGAAAATTTTTAAAACAGCAAACGATGAAATATTTCGAAGATGCTCTTGATCCTGCAATTTTTATGAGGGTTCACAGATCTTATATTGTTAACCTTAATGAGATTACTCAGATTGAGCCTTATGAAAAGGACAGTCATCTTATTGTCTTACGTAACGGAGCTAAAATACCTGTAAGCAGAAGTAATTATTCCGAATTGAGAAAGACCCTTAATTTTTAA
- a CDS encoding gliding motility-associated C-terminal domain-containing protein yields the protein MKSKFFLIILLLLNITGLKAQYSKFDWGFSIYEGQGKLQQTNDFVLDSDGSIIATGYYTGSGMDFDPANTNKFLVGRGEKDLFVAKYSRDGKLMWAFGIGSSQDDEGKSICIDKEGNIYITGYFQGTLDVDPGDGIRSLFGTFGIRQTFVAKYKGTDGSLIWSGMIKSSSDNVGIGISTNESGYISLTGNWTSENQLNQIDLDLNSKGYFKQGRGKKSSFISTYSNATGEIKWGGIMTGFDATCEITAHITDPKGNIYTAGYFSQTIDFDINEPVNERKSSYGAVFLTKYSQTGTLEWINTFQNNFSDKTNMIHDLCIDNSGYITITGSLETQTDIDPSSATNNISPKSSCNILLAQFDELGNYKWSLVIGSGAVARGLNVAASPSGTIYLAGVFQNRLDPDPESSNSSTLNGLGTDIVMAKYSQDGKFIWAENIGGNHNDTVSAIAVNGKGKVFIGGAVDGSGNFDPDQQQQAFFAANKGDLFIAKYDSRIEPIFTFNPPFQMTYGDKPFTLEASVNSGLPITYISSDTSVVKISGITATITGAGFTGLIANAEGNENYYPGASSPRNLTVNKAQQELTFEDIPTKTYGDAPFVPDMRSSSGLPITLYSEIESIATTSGDTITITGAGTVTISAWCEGDKNYYSSIPVYKILNVNKANQLITFEPMAERTYGEPPFTINATSSSALPLQFKSSDLTVATISGSVITLTGIGNTSIIAYQEGDQNYLPAPTIERQLKVKGPILSISGREIVAENTLQAYSIVPQLSGHTYEWEYSDENVVFPNKTGPTIAIGFNKNAANGNLRCFVFTPEGSQYDTVDFAVKINRGSTVILPGTSCPASTAFEPCSGGQIDYFSLASIVNKNSGCNPTGYSDYTQSEISTKIFLGDIYTAEIHTSNYKLSSPTYYTAIWIDYNNNGEFDDAGEFLSSSFGKDSVITLPNLSISGNADFAGARRLRVRMRTTGAFTSEQGCISQGETGETEDYLVQLTSHDRLEAPSIITPNNDGMNDYFVIRGINNKEDNKLEIFDRFGQLWYSKNSYANNWNGNSDKGEQLQAGTYYYVFYNGESIIKGFVELKY from the coding sequence ATGAAAAGTAAATTTTTCTTAATCATCCTGTTACTGCTTAATATCACCGGATTAAAAGCTCAATACAGCAAGTTTGACTGGGGATTCTCCATTTATGAAGGACAAGGAAAACTTCAGCAAACAAATGACTTTGTACTTGATTCGGACGGAAGTATTATAGCTACCGGTTATTACACCGGTTCAGGGATGGATTTTGATCCTGCTAATACCAATAAATTTTTAGTAGGACGTGGGGAGAAAGATCTCTTTGTTGCCAAATATAGTCGGGATGGAAAATTGATGTGGGCCTTTGGAATCGGTTCCTCACAGGATGATGAGGGTAAAAGTATTTGTATTGATAAAGAAGGCAATATTTATATCACCGGATATTTTCAGGGAACTTTAGATGTCGATCCGGGAGATGGAATCCGCAGCCTATTTGGAACATTCGGCATCAGACAAACATTTGTTGCAAAATATAAAGGAACTGATGGTTCTCTTATTTGGTCTGGTATGATAAAATCCTCTTCGGATAATGTGGGAATTGGTATATCCACTAACGAGTCCGGATATATTTCTTTAACCGGAAACTGGACTTCTGAAAATCAGTTAAACCAAATTGATTTAGATCTTAACAGCAAAGGATATTTCAAACAAGGAAGAGGAAAAAAGTCCTCTTTTATTTCTACATACAGCAATGCCACAGGAGAAATTAAATGGGGCGGAATAATGACTGGCTTTGATGCAACATGTGAAATTACAGCTCATATAACAGATCCTAAAGGAAATATTTATACTGCTGGATACTTTTCACAAACAATAGATTTTGATATTAATGAACCAGTGAATGAGCGAAAAAGCAGTTATGGCGCTGTCTTTCTGACAAAGTATTCTCAAACAGGAACTCTGGAATGGATCAACACTTTTCAGAATAATTTTTCGGACAAAACAAACATGATCCATGATCTTTGTATTGATAATTCAGGCTATATTACCATTACAGGATCATTGGAAACGCAGACAGACATAGACCCTTCCTCTGCAACTAACAATATCAGTCCAAAATCTTCCTGTAATATTCTGCTTGCTCAATTTGATGAACTAGGAAACTATAAATGGTCTCTCGTCATAGGAAGCGGGGCAGTGGCCCGCGGACTAAATGTCGCTGCTTCACCATCCGGCACCATTTATCTTGCCGGCGTTTTTCAAAACAGATTAGATCCGGATCCGGAATCATCAAATTCAAGTACATTAAACGGCCTGGGAACAGATATAGTGATGGCTAAGTATTCTCAGGACGGTAAATTTATTTGGGCTGAAAATATCGGTGGGAACCACAATGATACTGTTTCTGCTATCGCTGTTAACGGCAAAGGTAAAGTATTTATTGGTGGAGCAGTGGACGGTAGTGGTAATTTCGACCCGGATCAGCAGCAACAAGCTTTTTTCGCCGCGAATAAGGGTGACTTATTCATTGCAAAATACGATTCCAGAATAGAACCTATCTTCACTTTTAATCCTCCATTCCAAATGACATATGGAGATAAGCCATTTACCCTGGAAGCATCTGTTAATTCGGGATTACCTATAACTTACATTAGCTCTGATACCTCTGTAGTTAAAATTTCAGGAATAACAGCGACTATCACAGGAGCAGGATTTACAGGATTGATAGCAAATGCTGAGGGAAACGAAAATTATTACCCTGGTGCATCATCACCCAGGAATTTAACAGTTAACAAAGCACAACAGGAATTAACTTTTGAAGATATTCCCACTAAAACATATGGCGATGCTCCATTTGTACCAGATATGAGATCAAGTTCAGGCCTTCCAATCACTCTTTATAGTGAAATTGAAAGTATAGCTACCACTTCCGGAGATACTATTACAATTACAGGAGCCGGGACTGTAACTATCAGTGCCTGGTGTGAAGGAGACAAAAATTATTACTCATCAATCCCTGTTTATAAAATCTTAAATGTAAACAAGGCTAATCAGCTAATTACCTTTGAACCAATGGCTGAGCGAACCTATGGGGAACCTCCTTTTACCATAAATGCAACTTCATCTTCCGCTTTGCCCTTACAATTCAAAAGTTCTGATCTTACTGTCGCAACAATATCTGGAAGTGTAATTACACTTACTGGCATTGGAAATACTTCTATTATTGCTTATCAGGAAGGGGATCAGAATTATCTTCCTGCTCCTACTATTGAAAGACAATTGAAGGTGAAAGGTCCGATCTTATCTATTTCAGGAAGAGAAATTGTAGCAGAAAATACTTTGCAGGCATATTCGATCGTACCTCAGTTAAGCGGACACACCTATGAGTGGGAATACTCGGACGAAAATGTTGTATTTCCAAATAAAACAGGTCCAACAATCGCCATAGGCTTTAATAAAAATGCAGCGAATGGTAATCTGCGATGCTTCGTTTTCACACCTGAAGGAAGTCAATATGACACTGTCGACTTTGCTGTAAAAATCAACCGGGGATCAACTGTAATTCTTCCCGGCACATCTTGCCCTGCTTCAACTGCGTTTGAACCATGTTCGGGAGGTCAGATAGATTATTTCAGTCTTGCATCAATAGTAAACAAAAATTCAGGATGCAACCCAACCGGATATTCAGATTATACACAGTCGGAGATAAGTACGAAAATCTTCCTAGGAGATATCTATACTGCAGAGATTCATACATCAAACTATAAATTATCTTCTCCCACATATTATACAGCCATCTGGATTGATTATAACAATAATGGTGAGTTTGATGATGCAGGAGAGTTCCTTTCTTCTTCTTTCGGCAAAGATTCAGTGATTACTCTCCCAAACCTCTCCATATCTGGCAATGCTGATTTTGCCGGAGCAAGAAGACTGAGAGTCCGCATGCGTACCACCGGAGCATTTACATCTGAACAAGGTTGTATCTCTCAGGGAGAAACAGGAGAAACAGAAGATTACCTTGTGCAACTTACCAGCCATGATCGTCTGGAAGCTCCAAGCATTATCACCCCCAACAATGATGGTATGAATGATTATTTTGTTATTCGTGGAATCAATAATAAAGAAGACAATAAGCTGGAAATTTTTGATCGTTTCGGCCAGTTATGGTATAGCAAAAATAGCTATGCAAACAACTGGAATGGCAACTCTGATAAAGGGGAACAGCTTCAGGCAGGAACCTATTATTATGTTTTCTACAATGGAGAGAGCATCATCAAAGGGTTTGTTGAACTAAAATATTAA
- a CDS encoding four-helix bundle copper-binding protein translates to MLNQNDLALIEILNDCGAVCEMCATACLREDNVKVLAKCIEFDRDCADICRTAAALLRRDSTIAHQYLLLCEEICRKCAEECRKHSSMRHCKECAEKCLRCADACHELHEPILQK, encoded by the coding sequence ATGTTAAATCAAAATGATCTAGCTTTAATAGAAATTTTAAATGATTGCGGTGCAGTCTGCGAAATGTGTGCTACAGCTTGTCTCAGAGAAGACAATGTAAAAGTGCTTGCAAAATGTATTGAGTTTGACAGAGACTGTGCGGATATATGCAGAACTGCTGCAGCGCTTTTAAGAAGAGATTCTACAATAGCACATCAGTACCTTTTATTGTGTGAAGAAATCTGCAGAAAATGTGCCGAGGAATGCAGGAAACACTCTTCCATGCGACATTGTAAGGAATGTGCAGAAAAGTGTCTACGTTGTGCCGATGCCTGTCATGAACTGCATGAACCTATTTTGCAAAAGTAA
- a CDS encoding sensor histidine kinase, translating to MIHPFTGKIKQLYFYITVWVLISIAHTVIVFILYQQALLQAFLDAAVFNFLFSFTGLSLWYMVRYLNFANQTFYFICTNYLGAAVVYVLLSVGSGYLILNAINTGNSEYLEFLDDSLPWRCISGIFYFLAFILSYYLIMFSRTIKEKQLKEAELKSAIQETELSMLKSQLNPHFIFNSLNSINALTILDPKAAGEMIVNLSTFLRKSLDQGKISLINIEEELETINLYLDIEKIRFGEKLRIGLDINDSVIGSLIPPMLLQPLVENAVKHGVYESLESIVVSINAQLINDFLHISIENSFDPEIKKESRKGIGLRNVAQRLFLTFGRSDLLKVKIEHHKFRVDVLIPQKQI from the coding sequence ATGATTCACCCTTTTACCGGAAAAATTAAACAACTTTATTTTTATATCACTGTTTGGGTATTGATTTCAATTGCTCATACAGTGATTGTATTTATTTTATATCAACAGGCCCTTCTCCAGGCATTTCTGGATGCAGCGGTTTTTAATTTTTTATTTTCCTTCACTGGACTTAGCCTCTGGTACATGGTCAGGTATCTTAATTTTGCAAATCAGACTTTCTATTTTATCTGTACAAATTACCTGGGAGCGGCAGTGGTATATGTATTATTATCTGTTGGTTCAGGTTATTTGATATTGAATGCAATAAATACTGGTAATTCTGAATACTTAGAGTTTCTTGACGACTCTTTACCTTGGAGATGTATTTCCGGAATCTTTTATTTCCTGGCTTTTATTTTGAGTTATTATTTGATAATGTTTTCCAGGACTATAAAGGAAAAGCAGTTAAAGGAGGCTGAGCTGAAGTCTGCTATTCAGGAAACAGAGCTGTCGATGTTGAAATCTCAGCTCAATCCTCATTTTATATTCAACAGCCTTAATTCAATCAATGCATTGACTATACTTGATCCGAAAGCTGCAGGTGAAATGATTGTCAATCTTTCCACCTTTTTAAGAAAATCCCTTGATCAGGGCAAGATCTCCTTAATCAATATTGAAGAAGAGCTTGAAACCATAAATTTGTATCTTGATATTGAAAAAATACGTTTTGGAGAAAAGTTGCGGATAGGATTAGATATTAATGATTCTGTGATTGGTTCCTTAATACCACCAATGTTGCTCCAGCCATTGGTGGAGAATGCTGTGAAGCACGGAGTTTATGAAAGCCTTGAAAGTATTGTAGTTTCAATCAATGCTCAACTTATAAATGATTTCTTACATATTTCTATTGAGAATTCATTTGACCCTGAAATAAAAAAGGAAAGCCGCAAAGGAATAGGGTTGAGGAATGTTGCGCAAAGATTATTCCTTACTTTTGGAAGATCTGACCTGTTAAAAGTTAAAATAGAACATCATAAATTTCGTGTAGATGTTCTTATTCCTCAAAAACAAATATGA